From the genome of Halostella limicola, one region includes:
- a CDS encoding pyridoxamine 5'-phosphate oxidase family protein has protein sequence MTTDELGDYGMERMDDEEIGGFLSSQSVGVLCFSAEDAPDMRPMSYWYDGEDSVYFLYVVGSNSRKEALTRRADTVRFLVYRANSTFEWRSVLLTGTIEEVPESERDAVLDAAELKWRPELFERASASEDTKLYRLRIEKQDGIKHSELPPGFKEN, from the coding sequence ATGACGACCGACGAACTGGGGGACTACGGGATGGAACGGATGGACGACGAGGAGATCGGGGGGTTCCTGTCGAGCCAGAGTGTGGGGGTCCTCTGCTTCTCGGCGGAGGACGCCCCCGACATGCGACCGATGTCGTACTGGTACGACGGCGAGGACAGCGTTTATTTCCTCTACGTCGTCGGATCGAACAGTCGGAAGGAGGCCCTGACCCGGCGAGCCGACACCGTCCGGTTCCTCGTCTACCGGGCGAACTCGACGTTCGAGTGGCGGAGCGTCCTCCTCACCGGGACGATCGAGGAAGTCCCCGAGAGCGAACGCGACGCCGTGCTCGACGCCGCGGAGCTGAAGTGGCGACCGGAACTGTTCGAGCGGGCGAGCGCGTCGGAAGACACCAAGCTCTACAGACTGCGGATCGAGAAACAGGACGGTATCAAACACTCCGAACTTCCGCCGGGGTTCAAGGAGAACTAG